TTCAAGAAACATTCTTTTTCAAATTCGGAAAAATCACCCTTTTTCTGACTTATATGAGAAATACATCTTTCTTTATCAAAGCCATTATTTTTCAAAGCTTTTGTAGGGCAACTTTCAATACAAATACCGCAATCAATACAGCTTTGTATATTACCTTCTGTTTCAAAATCCAAATCCGTAACTACAGTACATATATGAACAAAAGAGCCGTATTCTTTTGTTATTATCAAATTATTTTTTCCTATTACTCCTAAAGCACAAAGCGCAGCCGTTTTCACTTCATTTATAGGCGAACTGTCACAAAAGCCAACAAATTTGTTTTGAGTAAATTTTGACCTTACTTCATCTAATGCATTTTTCATCAAACATTCTGCTTTTTTATGATAGTCTTCTGCTTGTGCATATGAAGACATTTCCCCTTTTAAACGCTCATAGGGAAATATACAGCAAATGACACCCTTTGCCTCAAAATCAATAGCTTTATTACACTTTAACAGCGGCAAAACATCTTCAAATGCACAAAATCCTACTAAATTAAATTGTTTTTCAAAAATCGTTTTTAATATTTTTTTCATAGTGAATTTTTCCTTATCTTATTGGGCATAATACAGCTATTCTATAATGGTTATCATTTAAAGGAGTCGATAGCTTGAAAGCAATAATTTTAGCAGGTGGAATGAGCACAAGATTGCGT
The Oscillospiraceae bacterium genome window above contains:
- a CDS encoding epoxyqueuosine reductase, coding for MKKILKTIFEKQFNLVGFCAFEDVLPLLKCNKAIDFEAKGVICCIFPYERLKGEMSSYAQAEDYHKKAECLMKNALDEVRSKFTQNKFVGFCDSSPINEVKTAALCALGVIGKNNLIITKEYGSFVHICTVVTDLDFETEGNIQSCIDCGICIESCPTKALKNNGFDKERCISHISQKKGDFSEFEKECFLKGNSIWGCDICINVCPMNKKIAVAGDNRIILNLNELENMTNKEFKEKYGKYAFAWRGKQPLIRNIKTKSN